From Bradyrhizobium sp. NDS-1, the proteins below share one genomic window:
- a CDS encoding TetR/AcrR family transcriptional regulator, with protein sequence MTEQLSADDWIKEGLKALAKSGFTALKADPLAKAMGVSRGSFYWHFADLGAFHAAVLRRWREIAAEQIIADVEAASDEPLKALLRRSFGARLDLERAVRNWAAFDAAAQGAVRAIDRRRLDYIEGLLEKRAIAPATAQARAQILYWTFLGFALSGAPLPAARLQALIDEVLAMVSA encoded by the coding sequence ATGACCGAACAGCTCTCCGCCGACGACTGGATCAAGGAAGGTCTGAAGGCACTTGCCAAAAGCGGGTTCACGGCGCTCAAGGCCGATCCGCTGGCAAAGGCCATGGGCGTGTCGCGCGGCAGCTTCTATTGGCATTTCGCCGATCTCGGCGCGTTCCACGCGGCCGTGCTGAGGCGCTGGCGCGAGATCGCGGCGGAGCAGATCATCGCCGATGTCGAGGCCGCAAGCGACGAGCCGCTCAAGGCGCTGCTGCGCAGGTCGTTCGGCGCGCGGCTCGATCTCGAACGCGCCGTGCGCAATTGGGCAGCCTTCGATGCGGCGGCGCAAGGGGCGGTGCGCGCAATCGATCGCCGCAGGCTCGATTATATCGAAGGGCTGCTGGAAAAACGCGCGATCGCCCCGGCAACCGCGCAAGCCCGCGCACAGATCCTGTACTGGACGTTTCTCGGCTTCGCCCTCTCAGGCGCGCCGCTGCCGGCAGCTCGGCTGCAGGCCCTGATCGACGAGGTCCTGGCGATGGTCTCCGCGTAG
- a CDS encoding ubiquinone biosynthesis hydroxylase — protein sequence MTVQGSIVIGGGAFAGLALALALRQGLGPEIPVIVADPALGTRPSRDPRATAIVAACRRLFEVIGAWDDVRSEAQPILDMVVTDSKLEDATRPVFLNFAGDVAPGEPFAHMVENRRLIDALVARAEAEGIDLRATAVTSYDARSEGIDVTLGDGSMIAASLLVAADGARSRLRERAGIVTHGWEFDQAGIVVTVGHERGHEGRAEEHFLPAGPFAILPLSGKRSSLVWTEGRAEAARIVALSDEEFHAELEQRFGLHLGEVKALDKPRAFPLSYFVARSFIAPRLALVGDAAHVIHPIAGQGLNMGLKDVAALAEVVVDAARLGMDIGGADVLERYQRWRRFDTMAMGVATNSLNFLFSNQSTLLRTVRDIGLGLVDRAPPLKNLFIRQAAGLTGEVPRLLKGEAL from the coding sequence ATGACGGTACAGGGTAGCATTGTCATTGGTGGCGGCGCGTTCGCAGGGCTTGCGCTGGCGCTGGCGCTGCGACAGGGGCTCGGGCCCGAGATTCCCGTCATCGTCGCCGATCCCGCGCTCGGCACCCGGCCGAGCCGCGACCCCCGCGCCACCGCGATCGTCGCCGCCTGCCGCCGCCTGTTCGAGGTCATCGGCGCCTGGGACGACGTCAGGAGCGAGGCGCAACCGATCCTCGACATGGTCGTCACCGATTCCAAGCTGGAGGACGCCACCCGTCCGGTGTTCCTCAATTTTGCCGGCGATGTCGCGCCGGGCGAACCCTTTGCGCATATGGTCGAGAATCGACGCCTGATCGATGCGCTGGTGGCGCGCGCCGAAGCCGAGGGCATCGACCTCCGCGCCACCGCGGTGACCTCGTACGACGCGCGTTCCGAGGGCATCGATGTGACGCTCGGTGACGGCAGCATGATCGCCGCCAGTCTCTTGGTTGCCGCCGACGGCGCGCGGTCGAGACTGCGCGAGCGCGCGGGCATCGTGACCCATGGCTGGGAGTTTGACCAAGCCGGCATCGTCGTCACCGTCGGCCATGAGCGCGGCCACGAGGGCCGCGCCGAAGAGCATTTTCTCCCCGCAGGCCCCTTCGCGATCCTGCCGCTCTCGGGAAAACGCTCCTCGCTGGTGTGGACCGAGGGCCGCGCCGAGGCCGCGCGCATCGTTGCGCTCAGCGACGAGGAATTTCACGCCGAGCTCGAGCAGCGTTTCGGCCTGCATCTCGGTGAGGTCAAGGCGCTCGACAAGCCGCGCGCGTTTCCGTTGTCCTATTTCGTCGCGCGCTCCTTCATCGCCCCGCGCCTCGCGCTGGTCGGCGATGCCGCCCATGTCATCCACCCCATTGCGGGCCAGGGTCTCAATATGGGCTTGAAGGATGTCGCCGCGCTGGCCGAAGTCGTCGTCGATGCCGCGCGGCTCGGCATGGATATCGGCGGAGCCGACGTGCTCGAACGCTACCAGCGCTGGCGCCGCTTCGACACCATGGCGATGGGCGTTGCCACCAATTCGCTGAACTTCCTGTTCTCCAACCAGTCGACGCTGCTGCGCACCGTCCGCGACATTGGCCTAGGCCTGGTCGACCGCGCCCCGCCGCTGAAGAACCTCTTCATCCGCCAGGCCGCCGGGCTCACAGGCGAGGTGCCGCGGCTATTGAAGGGCGAGGCGCTGTAG
- the trxA gene encoding thioredoxin: MTIIDQGNGAANPAAADLIKDTTTQTFVKDVIEESKRQPVLIDFWAEWCGPCKQLTPLLEKAVKAAKGKVKLVKMNIDQHPAIPGQMGIQSIPAVIAFVNGQPADGFMGAVPESQLNAFIEKLTKGVTAPGEPNIAEILQEAEAVLAEGDPAAAAQIYAEVLHHDSTNIAALAGLAKCYAVSGAMEQAKQTLAMVPESKRSDPAVKAVQTAIDLAEQAQSLGPVAELEQKVAANPLDHQARFDLATALNAQGDRAAATAQLLEIVKRDRKWNDDGARKQLVQFFEAWGGTDDATVEGRKRLSTILFS; this comes from the coding sequence GTGACGATCATCGACCAGGGTAACGGAGCCGCAAACCCGGCCGCCGCCGATCTGATCAAGGACACCACCACCCAGACCTTCGTGAAGGACGTGATCGAGGAGTCGAAGCGCCAGCCGGTGCTGATCGACTTCTGGGCGGAGTGGTGCGGCCCCTGCAAGCAGCTCACCCCCCTGCTGGAAAAGGCGGTCAAGGCGGCCAAGGGCAAGGTCAAGCTGGTCAAGATGAACATCGACCAGCACCCCGCGATCCCGGGCCAGATGGGCATCCAGTCAATCCCGGCCGTGATCGCCTTCGTCAACGGCCAGCCAGCCGACGGCTTCATGGGCGCAGTGCCCGAGAGCCAGCTCAACGCCTTCATCGAAAAGCTGACCAAGGGCGTGACTGCGCCGGGCGAGCCGAATATCGCTGAAATCCTGCAGGAGGCCGAGGCCGTGCTCGCCGAGGGCGACCCCGCAGCCGCCGCGCAGATCTATGCGGAGGTGCTTCACCACGATTCGACCAATATCGCCGCGCTCGCGGGCCTTGCGAAGTGCTACGCCGTCTCCGGGGCGATGGAGCAGGCCAAGCAGACGCTGGCCATGGTGCCGGAATCCAAGCGCAGCGATCCTGCGGTGAAGGCCGTGCAGACCGCGATCGATCTCGCCGAGCAGGCCCAATCCCTGGGTCCGGTCGCGGAGCTGGAACAGAAAGTCGCCGCAAACCCGCTCGATCATCAGGCACGATTCGATCTGGCGACCGCGCTCAACGCGCAAGGCGACCGCGCTGCTGCCACCGCGCAGCTGCTCGAGATCGTCAAGCGCGACCGCAAGTGGAACGACGACGGCGCCCGCAAGCAGCTGGTGCAGTTCTTCGAGGCCTGGGGCGGCACGGATGATGCAACCGTCGAGGGACGCAAGCGCTTGTCGACGATCCTGTTTTCGTAA
- a CDS encoding cytochrome b/b6 domain-containing protein, whose protein sequence is MAWLTPTVYDRLHRIVGYAVLGLLAFRLAWGLWGSRYSRFRMIRVRLRAAPSYLWNLRRGITGRYIGLNPAGTVMLVVLLVSLAVSAITGAMSVTVTFFGVWWVEDTHHYSSDAVIVLVLLHVLGVLLMGILQRENLIRAMLTGRKHIRNRP, encoded by the coding sequence ATGGCGTGGCTCACGCCGACCGTCTATGATCGGCTTCACCGCATCGTCGGCTATGCGGTGCTCGGACTTCTGGCCTTCCGCCTGGCCTGGGGCCTTTGGGGAAGCCGCTATTCGCGCTTCCGCATGATCAGGGTCAGGCTCCGGGCTGCGCCAAGCTATCTCTGGAATCTGCGCCGCGGCATCACCGGCCGCTATATCGGACTCAATCCCGCTGGCACGGTGATGCTGGTCGTGCTGCTGGTCTCGCTCGCGGTCTCGGCGATCACGGGCGCGATGTCCGTGACCGTCACGTTCTTTGGCGTCTGGTGGGTCGAGGACACCCACCATTATTCGTCGGATGCGGTCATCGTTCTGGTCCTGCTGCACGTGCTTGGCGTGCTGCTGATGGGGATTCTCCAGCGCGAGAATCTGATCCGCGCAATGCTCACCGGCCGCAAGCACATTCGCAATCGCCCCTAG
- a CDS encoding EAL domain-containing protein, which yields MFRIFSCLTVEHDWRLVLLAGLVCFVASIVAVSIFHRAIAARARTRLIWIAIAGAAIGYGIWATHFVAMLAYEPGVATGYGLVLTALSLATAMLLTSGGFGVAAGDSGRWRAGTGGIIVGGGIASMHYLGMWALEVPGRIAWSLDLVLVSIILGICFGYAALAVAIKYRSYQGTLAAAILLTLAITSHHFTAMGAVHITPDPARATDALSLSPGVLAVAIAGVALSVLGMSLIGVLADRRLASRTAKFEEIISQLSDARQQLEGSQHELQAQTLRLDTAINHMVEGLCMFDADKRLVICNERYANLYRLPPELLRAGTPHGDIIRHRIVSGTLKGDTSDIAAEQLISKLDALPVNAVSSRIDEFSDGRLICVTRQPMAGGGWVATHLDVTDQRRSEAKITHMAQHDALTELPNRVLLRARLDQAFASTRKADLHLAVLMLDLDRFKEVNDTLGHPAGDSLLRAVAARLRLCSRETTLIARLGGDEFAVVDYVTNPVVEAATLAETIKAALCEPFDLGDHQVTVGASIGIAVAPRDGVDSDVILKSADLALYAAKAAGRGAFRFFEPELDQLIHVRRNLEKDMRKALARGEFELHYQPFVSVESGRICGYEALLRWHHPERGLVLPGEFIPLAEETGLILPIGEWVLRAACTEAANWPSDLTIAINLSPAQFRSKELVSIIVGALAASGIGPQRLELEITETVIMHDSEAVFAALEQLRELGVRIALDDFGTGYSSLSFLQKFPFDKVKIDRSFVSELASEREEARRIARAVVAFAVSLGKTTTAEGVETADQLAILREEGCVEAQGYHFSRPMPASRLAQRKVEAAICAA from the coding sequence ATGTTCCGCATTTTCTCCTGTCTTACCGTAGAGCACGATTGGCGGCTGGTCCTGCTCGCTGGTCTGGTCTGCTTCGTCGCGAGCATCGTCGCGGTCAGTATTTTCCACCGTGCGATCGCGGCGCGCGCAAGAACGCGCCTGATCTGGATCGCGATCGCCGGCGCTGCGATCGGATACGGAATCTGGGCGACGCATTTCGTCGCCATGCTCGCCTACGAGCCCGGCGTCGCGACCGGCTACGGTCTCGTGCTGACGGCACTTTCGCTGGCAACTGCGATGCTTCTGACGTCGGGGGGCTTCGGCGTTGCGGCCGGTGATTCCGGCCGGTGGCGCGCGGGGACAGGCGGCATCATCGTCGGCGGCGGCATTGCCAGCATGCACTATCTCGGAATGTGGGCGCTCGAAGTGCCGGGCCGCATCGCATGGTCGCTCGACCTCGTGCTGGTCTCGATCATCCTGGGCATTTGCTTTGGCTATGCCGCCCTGGCTGTCGCGATCAAGTACCGGAGCTACCAAGGAACGCTCGCGGCGGCAATCCTGCTGACACTTGCCATCACATCGCATCATTTCACGGCGATGGGTGCGGTGCACATCACGCCGGATCCGGCGCGTGCGACGGATGCCCTGTCGCTGTCTCCGGGCGTGCTCGCTGTGGCCATCGCCGGAGTAGCACTGTCCGTGCTGGGCATGAGCCTGATCGGCGTGTTGGCCGATCGCCGCCTGGCAAGCAGAACCGCCAAATTCGAGGAGATCATCAGCCAGCTTTCCGACGCCCGGCAGCAGCTGGAAGGTTCGCAGCACGAATTGCAGGCGCAGACGCTCAGGCTGGATACGGCGATCAACCATATGGTCGAGGGCCTTTGCATGTTCGACGCCGACAAACGGCTCGTGATCTGCAACGAGCGTTACGCCAATCTGTACCGTCTGCCGCCGGAGCTGCTGCGCGCGGGAACGCCGCACGGCGACATCATCAGGCATCGCATCGTCAGCGGCACACTTAAGGGCGATACCAGCGACATTGCCGCCGAACAGCTGATCTCGAAGCTCGATGCCTTGCCGGTCAATGCCGTTTCGAGCCGGATCGACGAGTTCTCCGATGGCCGGTTGATCTGCGTGACGAGACAGCCGATGGCCGGCGGCGGTTGGGTGGCGACACATCTCGATGTCACCGATCAGCGCCGGTCCGAAGCCAAGATCACCCATATGGCGCAGCATGATGCGTTGACGGAGCTGCCAAATCGCGTGCTGCTGAGGGCGCGTCTGGATCAGGCCTTTGCCAGCACGCGGAAGGCAGACCTTCATCTGGCGGTCCTCATGCTCGATCTCGACCGCTTCAAGGAGGTCAACGACACGCTTGGACATCCTGCGGGCGATTCGCTGTTGCGCGCGGTAGCGGCGCGCTTGCGCCTGTGCAGCAGGGAGACGACGTTGATTGCCCGACTCGGCGGCGACGAGTTCGCCGTCGTGGACTATGTGACGAATCCGGTCGTGGAGGCGGCCACCCTCGCCGAGACGATCAAAGCGGCGCTCTGCGAGCCCTTTGATCTTGGCGACCATCAAGTCACGGTGGGAGCCAGCATCGGCATAGCCGTTGCGCCCCGCGATGGCGTCGATTCCGATGTCATTCTCAAGAGCGCCGATCTCGCCCTCTACGCGGCGAAGGCCGCCGGACGCGGCGCATTCCGCTTCTTCGAGCCGGAGCTGGACCAGCTCATCCACGTCCGGCGCAACCTGGAAAAGGATATGCGGAAAGCGCTGGCGCGGGGCGAATTCGAGCTCCATTACCAGCCGTTCGTGAGCGTGGAGAGCGGACGGATCTGCGGCTATGAGGCGTTGTTGCGGTGGCATCACCCCGAGCGCGGTCTGGTCCTTCCTGGCGAGTTCATTCCGCTCGCGGAGGAAACCGGCCTGATCCTGCCTATCGGCGAGTGGGTCTTGAGGGCGGCCTGCACTGAAGCCGCCAACTGGCCTTCCGATCTCACGATCGCAATCAACCTGTCTCCCGCCCAGTTCAGGAGCAAGGAGCTCGTCTCCATCATCGTCGGCGCCCTCGCGGCCTCGGGGATTGGTCCGCAAAGGCTCGAGCTCGAGATCACCGAGACGGTCATCATGCATGACAGCGAAGCGGTGTTCGCAGCCCTCGAACAGTTGCGTGAGCTCGGCGTGCGAATTGCCCTCGACGATTTCGGCACGGGCTATTCGTCACTGAGCTTCCTGCAGAAATTTCCATTCGACAAGGTCAAGATCGACCGCAGCTTCGTCAGCGAGCTCGCCAGCGAGAGGGAAGAGGCGCGTCGAATCGCCCGCGCCGTGGTTGCGTTCGCCGTCAGCCTCGGAAAGACGACGACCGCCGAAGGCGTCGAAACCGCGGACCAGTTGGCTATTCTGCGCGAAGAGGGCTGTGTCGAGGCGCAGGGCTACCACTTCAGCCGCCCCATGCCGGCCTCGCGGCTCGCGCAGCGCAAGGTCGAAGCGGCCATCTGCGCAGCCTGA
- a CDS encoding Trm112 family protein has protein sequence MNAPTDRPDASVDPKLLEILVCPLTKGPLEFDAAKQELISRSAKLAYPIRDGIPIMLPEEARKID, from the coding sequence ATGAACGCGCCCACCGACCGTCCCGACGCCAGCGTCGATCCGAAATTGCTGGAGATTCTCGTCTGCCCGCTGACCAAAGGCCCGCTGGAGTTCGATGCTGCAAAGCAGGAACTGATCTCGCGCAGCGCCAAGCTCGCCTATCCGATCCGTGACGGCATCCCGATCATGCTGCCGGAAGAGGCGCGCAAGATCGATTGA
- a CDS encoding NAD-dependent epimerase/dehydratase family protein: MTILVTGSAGHLGEAILRKLWTRGSPARGIDLKPSPFTDAVGSIVDAGFVRRQMDGVTAVIHTATLHKPHVATHSKRDFVDTNVTGTLNLLEAAAAAGVTSFVFTSTTSAFGSQLRPEAGQAAVWVTEDLPPVPKNIYGTTKLMAENLCELFFRERGLPVLVLRTSRFFPEDDDDPAMRSAYALDNAQANELLYRRLDIADAVSAHLLAVERAPKIGFGRYIASASSPFEPRHLAALARDAARVVRELYPDCAELYAARGWNLLPEIDRVYVNERARRELGWRPEFDFAHVLRCLRDGCDFRSTLAHEIGSKGYHDTAFEDGPYPVAS, translated from the coding sequence ATGACAATTCTGGTTACGGGCAGCGCGGGTCACCTTGGCGAGGCCATTTTGCGGAAGCTTTGGACGCGCGGGTCGCCCGCGCGCGGGATCGATCTGAAGCCATCGCCCTTCACCGATGCCGTCGGCTCGATCGTCGACGCGGGCTTCGTGCGGCGGCAGATGGACGGCGTCACCGCCGTGATCCACACCGCGACACTGCACAAACCCCATGTGGCGACCCACTCCAAGCGGGATTTCGTCGACACCAACGTCACTGGCACGCTCAATCTGCTCGAGGCGGCCGCGGCCGCCGGCGTGACGAGCTTCGTCTTCACCAGCACCACCAGCGCGTTCGGATCGCAGCTTCGGCCCGAGGCGGGGCAGGCCGCCGTGTGGGTCACCGAGGATTTGCCGCCTGTCCCGAAGAACATCTACGGCACCACCAAGCTGATGGCCGAAAACCTCTGCGAGCTGTTCTTCCGCGAACGCGGGCTGCCGGTCCTGGTCTTGCGGACCTCGCGCTTCTTTCCGGAGGACGACGACGATCCGGCGATGCGCTCGGCTTACGCACTGGACAACGCGCAGGCCAACGAGCTGCTCTACCGCCGGCTGGATATCGCGGACGCCGTGAGCGCCCATCTGCTTGCCGTGGAGCGCGCGCCGAAGATCGGGTTTGGCCGCTACATCGCCTCCGCGAGCAGCCCGTTCGAGCCGCGCCATCTCGCCGCGCTGGCGCGTGATGCGGCTCGTGTCGTGCGCGAGCTCTATCCGGATTGCGCGGAGCTCTACGCGGCGCGCGGCTGGAACCTGCTCCCCGAGATCGACCGCGTCTATGTCAACGAGCGTGCGCGGCGCGAGCTGGGCTGGCGGCCCGAATTCGACTTCGCGCATGTCCTGAGATGCCTGCGCGATGGCTGCGATTTTCGCAGCACGCTGGCACACGAGATCGGCTCGAAGGGCTACCATGACACGGCGTTTGAAGACGGACCCTACCCCGTCGCCTCGTGA
- a CDS encoding PQQ-dependent sugar dehydrogenase yields the protein MTSMFHRSVFALAAVALLAGTSAGYAQDKSKPLKKYESGTKEFWTHPPDDWFLGDETEAQKGLAPPSGPPTGASDAELANIVKKIKLPAGFKIEVYASGVLAARQMAWGDKGTLFVGSFGLGNVYAIKDNNGKKEVKTVLKGLNMPTGLAFRDGALYVIAVDKLIRYDNAEANLDKLGDGKVVYDDMPSYAAHGWKYIAVDKEGWFFLPFGPPFNIGIPPTSVSQIRRVDPKTGNAEIWALGVRNSVGGDVDPRTGKLWFTENARDWISDDLPSDKLNMINRIGEHFGYPYCHQGNLPDDKFAMGHKCSEFTPPVLNLGAHVAPLGMKFYTGNQFPAEYKNNILIAEHGSWNRHKYQGARIVRVIVGPDGKNPKREVFASGWLEGDQGYLGRPNDILLDKDGSILVADDWAGAIYRISYSKK from the coding sequence ATGACATCGATGTTCCATCGATCCGTGTTTGCGCTTGCAGCCGTGGCCCTTCTTGCGGGGACCAGCGCGGGCTATGCGCAAGACAAGAGCAAGCCGCTGAAGAAATACGAATCCGGCACCAAGGAGTTCTGGACCCATCCACCGGATGACTGGTTCCTGGGCGACGAGACCGAGGCGCAGAAGGGCCTTGCGCCGCCCTCGGGTCCGCCGACCGGCGCCTCCGACGCCGAGCTGGCCAACATCGTCAAGAAGATCAAGCTGCCGGCGGGCTTCAAGATTGAGGTCTATGCCTCGGGCGTGCTGGCCGCGCGGCAGATGGCCTGGGGTGACAAGGGTACGCTGTTCGTCGGCTCGTTCGGCCTCGGCAACGTCTACGCCATCAAGGACAACAACGGAAAGAAGGAAGTCAAGACCGTCCTCAAGGGCCTGAACATGCCCACCGGTCTCGCCTTCAGGGACGGCGCGCTCTACGTCATCGCCGTCGACAAGCTGATCCGCTACGACAACGCGGAGGCCAATCTCGACAAGCTCGGCGACGGCAAGGTCGTCTATGACGACATGCCGTCCTATGCCGCGCATGGCTGGAAGTACATCGCGGTCGACAAGGAAGGCTGGTTCTTCCTGCCGTTCGGGCCTCCCTTCAACATCGGCATTCCGCCGACCAGCGTGTCGCAGATCCGGCGTGTCGATCCCAAGACTGGCAATGCCGAAATCTGGGCGCTCGGCGTCCGCAACTCGGTCGGCGGCGACGTCGACCCCCGCACCGGCAAGCTCTGGTTCACCGAGAATGCCCGCGACTGGATCAGCGATGATCTGCCCTCGGACAAGCTCAACATGATCAACAGGATCGGGGAGCATTTCGGCTATCCCTATTGCCATCAGGGCAATCTGCCGGACGACAAGTTCGCGATGGGCCACAAGTGCTCCGAGTTCACGCCGCCGGTGTTGAATCTCGGCGCGCATGTCGCTCCGCTCGGCATGAAGTTCTACACCGGCAACCAATTCCCCGCCGAGTACAAGAACAACATCCTGATCGCCGAGCACGGCTCCTGGAACAGGCACAAGTACCAGGGCGCCCGAATCGTGCGCGTGATCGTCGGGCCTGACGGCAAGAACCCCAAGCGGGAGGTCTTCGCCTCCGGCTGGCTCGAGGGTGACCAGGGTTATCTCGGCCGCCCCAACGACATCCTGCTCGACAAGGACGGCTCGATCCTCGTCGCCGACGATTGGGCCGGCGCGATCTACCGCATCAGCTACAGCAAGAAGTAG
- a CDS encoding LON peptidase substrate-binding domain-containing protein codes for MPINIEYRGPADLPEIIPVFPLPGALLLPRGQMPLNIFEPRYLSMVDDSFRDGHRLIGMIQPDVAHSPKNSDKPTLFRVGCVGRITQLAESGDGRYILELTGVSRFKVVEELEVLTAYRQCKVDFFAFVDDFTARMGEDEVDREALLAVLADFLKANNLKVDWEGVESAPNEALVNALAMMSPYGPAEKQAMLEAHDLKTRAEILIAVTEMDLAKKRTSGDPPLQ; via the coding sequence ATGCCGATCAACATCGAATATCGCGGGCCCGCCGACCTGCCGGAGATCATTCCGGTGTTTCCGCTGCCGGGCGCATTGCTATTGCCCCGCGGCCAGATGCCGCTCAACATCTTCGAGCCGCGCTATCTTTCGATGGTCGATGATTCCTTCCGCGACGGCCATCGCCTGATCGGCATGATCCAGCCTGACGTCGCGCACTCACCGAAAAATTCCGACAAGCCGACGCTGTTCCGCGTCGGCTGCGTCGGGCGCATCACCCAGCTCGCAGAATCCGGCGACGGCCGCTACATCCTCGAGCTCACCGGCGTCTCGCGCTTCAAGGTGGTTGAGGAGCTGGAAGTGCTCACCGCCTACCGGCAGTGCAAGGTGGATTTCTTCGCCTTCGTCGACGACTTCACCGCCCGCATGGGCGAGGACGAGGTCGACCGCGAGGCGCTGCTGGCCGTGCTGGCAGATTTCTTGAAGGCCAACAATCTCAAGGTCGACTGGGAAGGCGTCGAAAGCGCGCCCAACGAAGCGCTCGTCAATGCCCTGGCGATGATGTCGCCCTATGGCCCTGCGGAGAAGCAGGCCATGCTGGAGGCGCACGACCTGAAGACGCGCGCCGAGATTCTGATCGCCGTCACCGAGATGGACCTCGCCAAGAAGCGCACCAGCGGCGATCCGCCGCTGCAGTGA
- a CDS encoding c-type cytochrome, with protein MRRQFISHAISTIALLALGALPTGAADNSAIKEKASVCSGCHGDNGISQTENIPSLAGQPDQFTQWQLVFFRAGSRKNDQMQPIVEQITNEDIRNFGAYFASLAPPKGPEDDDPDLSKKGAQVAAGRRCASCHLDTYAGTKAVARLAGQREEYLVKALRDYKAGQRVGGGVAAMADVAYHMSEEEITAVSHYLAHLK; from the coding sequence ATGCGCCGGCAGTTCATCTCGCATGCAATCAGCACGATTGCGCTCCTGGCGCTCGGAGCTCTTCCGACAGGCGCCGCCGACAATTCTGCGATCAAGGAGAAGGCTTCGGTCTGCTCCGGCTGTCACGGCGATAACGGCATTTCGCAGACGGAGAACATCCCCTCACTCGCGGGCCAGCCCGATCAATTCACCCAGTGGCAGCTCGTGTTCTTTCGCGCGGGATCGCGCAAGAACGACCAGATGCAGCCGATCGTCGAGCAGATAACCAACGAGGACATCCGCAATTTCGGCGCTTATTTCGCCTCGTTGGCGCCGCCGAAGGGTCCGGAGGACGACGACCCCGATCTGTCGAAGAAAGGCGCGCAGGTCGCCGCCGGCCGCCGCTGCGCCTCATGCCATCTGGACACTTATGCCGGCACCAAGGCGGTCGCGCGGCTTGCGGGGCAGCGTGAGGAATACCTCGTCAAGGCGTTACGAGACTACAAGGCGGGACAGCGCGTCGGCGGCGGCGTCGCCGCGATGGCCGATGTCGCCTATCACATGAGCGAGGAGGAAATCACCGCCGTCTCGCACTATCTCGCGCATTTGAAATAG
- the tesB gene encoding acyl-CoA thioesterase II translates to MSKSLIDLISILDLEQLEVNLFRGNSPKTSWQRVFGGQVIGQAMVAACRTVEGRLPHSLHCYFVLPGDPQIPIIYQVERLRDGKSYSTRRVTAIQHGNAIFSIMVSFHAEEESAFDHQDRMPDVPPPEKLTAEEVAKQPMFREMPDFIRRYYESDRPIELRPVELGRYFGQKIDDGRIHVWIKTAATLPDDPALHMCALAYASDFSLLDAIMARYGRTLFDKRMMPASLDHAMWFHRPFRADEWLLYAQDSPSARGGRGLTRGSIFKPDGTLVASVAQEGSVRERKG, encoded by the coding sequence ATGTCCAAAAGCCTGATCGACCTCATTTCGATCCTCGACCTCGAGCAGCTCGAGGTGAACCTGTTCCGCGGCAACAGCCCGAAGACGAGCTGGCAGCGGGTGTTCGGCGGCCAGGTGATCGGACAGGCGATGGTTGCGGCCTGCCGCACGGTCGAGGGGCGGCTGCCGCATTCCCTGCATTGTTATTTCGTGCTGCCGGGTGATCCGCAGATCCCGATCATCTACCAGGTCGAGCGCCTGCGCGACGGCAAGAGCTACTCGACACGCCGCGTCACGGCGATCCAGCACGGCAATGCGATCTTCTCGATCATGGTGTCGTTCCATGCCGAGGAAGAGAGTGCGTTCGACCATCAGGACAGGATGCCTGACGTGCCGCCGCCGGAAAAACTCACGGCGGAAGAGGTGGCGAAGCAGCCGATGTTCCGGGAGATGCCGGACTTCATCCGCCGCTACTATGAATCCGATCGCCCGATCGAGCTGCGCCCGGTCGAGCTCGGCCGTTACTTCGGCCAGAAGATCGACGATGGCCGCATTCACGTCTGGATCAAGACCGCCGCGACGCTGCCCGACGATCCGGCGCTGCACATGTGCGCGCTCGCCTACGCCTCCGACTTTTCGCTGCTGGATGCGATCATGGCGCGCTATGGCCGCACGCTGTTCGACAAGCGCATGATGCCTGCGAGCCTCGACCACGCGATGTGGTTTCACCGTCCGTTCCGCGCCGACGAATGGCTGCTCTACGCGCAGGACTCGCCGAGCGCGCGCGGCGGCCGCGGCCTCACCCGCGGCTCCATCTTCAAGCCGGACGGCACCCTGGTCGCCTCCGTCGCGCAGGAAGGCTCCGTGCGCGAGCGGAAGGGATAA